A genomic stretch from Neomonachus schauinslandi chromosome 16, ASM220157v2, whole genome shotgun sequence includes:
- the DLL3 gene encoding LOW QUALITY PROTEIN: delta-like protein 3 (The sequence of the model RefSeq protein was modified relative to this genomic sequence to represent the inferred CDS: deleted 1 base in 1 codon; substituted 1 base at 1 genomic stop codon) yields the protein MVSPQMPQLLPRTVILALIFLPQARPAGVFELQIHSFRPGPGPGAPRSPCSAQGPCRLFFRVCLKPGVSEEAAESPCALGAALSARGPVYTQQPEAPAPDLPLPDGFMRVPFREAWPGTFSLIIETWREELEQIGGPAWSLLARVAGRRRLAAGGPWARDVQRAGAWELRFSYRARCEPPAVGAACARFCRSRSAPSRCDSGLRPCVPVEDECEATPACRAGCSPDHGFCEQPNECQCLEGWTGPLCTIPVSSSCLTPRGPSAATPGCLVPRPGPCDGNPCANGGSCNETPGSFECACPRGFYGLRCEVSGVTCADGPCFNGGLCVGGADPDSAYICHCPPGFQGSNCEKRVDRCSLKPCRNGGLCLDLGHALRCRCRAGFAGPRCEHDLDDCAGRACANGGTCLEGGGARRCSCALGFGGRDCRERTDPCAARPCAHGGRCYAHFSGLVCACAPGYMGARCEFRVHPDGADEGAGALPAALPGLRQGDPQRFLLPPALGLLVAAGLAGVALLLVHVRRRGPGQDTGSRLLAGTPEPSVHALPDALNNRRAQEGSEDGLSQPADWNHPEDGDSRAIYVISAPSIYAREVATPLYPSAHTGHAGRRQPLHFLXPSFTLSVKQGRDLYKKALIVISFDSLG from the exons ATGGTCAGCCCGCAGatgccccagctcctgccccgGACGGTGATCCTGGCGCTTATTTTCCTTCCCCAG GCACGGCCGGCAGGCGTCTTCGAGCTGCAGATCCACTCTTTCAGGCCGGGACCAGGCCCGGGGGCCCCGCGGTCCCCCTGCAGTGCGCAGGGCCCGTGCCGCCTCTTCTTTAGGGTCTGCCTGAAGCCGGGGGTCTCCGAGGAGGCCGCCGAGTCTCCGTGCGCCCTGGGCGCGGCGCTGAGTGCGCGCGGACCCGTCTACACCCAGCAGCCCGAAGCGCCCGCGCCTGACCTGCCTCTGCCCGACGGCTTCATGCGCGTGCCCTTCCGGGAAGCCTGGCCG GGCACCTTCTCTCTCATCATCGAAACCTGGAGAGAGGAGTTAGAACAGATTGGAG GACCCGCCTGGAGCCTGCTGGCGCGCGTGGCCGGTCGGCGCCGCCTGGCTGCCGGGGGCCCGTGGGCCCGGGACGTGCAGCGCGCAGGCGCCTGGGAACTGCGCTTTTCCTACCGCGCGCGCTGCGAGCCGCCCGCCGTCGGGGCCGCATGCGCGCGGTTCTGCCGCTCGCGCAGCGCCCCCTCGCGGTGCGACTCGGGACTGCGCCCCTGCGTGCCGGTCGAGGACGAGTGCGAGGCCACGC CGGCGTGTCGAGCGGGCTGCAGTCCCGACCACGGCTTCTGTGAGCAGCCCAATGAATGTCAATGCCTGGAGGGCTGGACTGGGCCCCTCTGCACCATCCCTGTCTCCAGCAGCTGCCTGACTCCCAGGGGCCCATCGGCTGCCACCCCTGGATGCCTCGTACCCAGGCCTGGGCCCTGTGACGGGAACCCGTGTGCCAACGGGGGCAGCTGTAAC GAGACCCCGGGATCCTTCGAATGTGCCTGTCCCCGCGGGTTCTATGGACTGCGGTGCGAGGTGAGCGGGGTGACGTGTGCGGATGGACCCTGCTTCAATGGCGGCTTATGTGTGGGAGGCGCGGACCCTGACTCTGCCTACATCTGCCACTGCCCACCGGGGTTCCAAGGCTCCAACTGTGAGAAGAGAGTGGACCGGTGCAGCCTGAAGCCATGCCGGAACG GCGGGCTCTGCCTGGATCTGGGCCACGCTCTGCGCTGCCGCTGCCGAGCCGGCTTCGCGGGGCCGCGCTGCGAGCACGACCTGGATGACTGCGCCGGCCGCGCCTGCGCCAACGGCGGCACGTGCCTGGAGGGCGGCGGCGCGCGCCGCTGCTCCTGCGCGCTGGGCTTCGGCGGCCGCGACTGCCGCGAGCGCACCGACCCGTGTGCCGCGCGCCCCTGCGCCCACGGCGGCCGCTGCTACGCCCACTTCTCCGGCCTCGTCTGCGCCTGCGCGCCCGGCTACATGGGCGCGCGCTGCGAGTTCCGGGTTCACCCCGACGGCGCGGACGAAGGCGCAGGTGCGTTGCCCGCGGCGCTGCCGGGCCTGAGGCAGGGGGACCCGCAGCGCTTCCTTTTGCCTCCGGCTTTGGGACTGCTGGTGGCCGCCGGCTTGGCCGGCGTTGCGCTCTTGCTGGTCCACGTTCGGCGCCGTGGCCCTGGCCAGGATACTGGGTCTCGCCTGCTGGCGGGGACTCCGGAGCCATCGGTGCACGCGCTCCCAGATGCACTCAACAACAGGAGAGCGCAGGAGGGTTCGGAGGATGGGCTGAG CCAGCCAGCGGATTGGAATCACCCCGAAGATGGAGACTCTCGTGCGATTTACGTCATATCTGCTCCTTCCATCTATGCCCGGGAGGTAGCTACCCCCCTGTACCCG TCTGCACACACTGGGCACGCTGGGCGGAGGCAGCCCCTGCATTTCCTGTAGCCCTCTTTTACTCTATCTGTAAAACAAGGAAG AGACCTCTATAAAAAGGCTCTTATTGTGATCAGCTTTGACTCATTGGGCTAA
- the TIMM50 gene encoding mitochondrial import inner membrane translocase subunit TIM50 codes for MAAFAALFLRLRSELRLGARGLCARLATPPPRTPDQATEIGSRTGTKAQAQGPQHQRGTEGPSYAKKVALWLAGLLGAGGTVSVVYIFGNNSVDETGAKIPDEFDNDPILVQQLRRTYKYFKDYRQMIIEPTSPCLLPDPLREPYYQPPYTLVLELTGVLLHPEWSLATGWRFKKRPGIETLFQQLAPLYEIVIFTSETGMTAFPLIDSVDPHGFISYRLFRDATRYMDGHHVKDISCLNRDPARVVVVDCKKEAFRLQPYNGVALRPWDGNSDDRVLLDLSAFLKTIALNRVEDVRTVLEHYALEDDPLEAFKQRQSRLEQEEQQRLAELSKSNKQNLFFGSLTNRLWPRSKQP; via the exons ATGGCGGCCTTCGCGGCGCTGTTCCTCCGCTTGCGGAGCGAGCTCCGGCTCGGCGCGCGGGGGCTGTGCGCGAGGCTGGCGACGCCACCCCCCCGGACCCCGGACCAG GCCACGGAAATTGGGAGCCGCACGGGCACCAAGGCCCAGGCTCAGGGGCCACAGCATCAGCGGGGCACAGAGGGTCCCAGCTACGCCAAAAAAGTCGCACTCTGGCTTGCTGGGCTGCTCGGGGCTGGTGGGACTGTGAGCGTCGTCTATATCTTCG GAAACAACTCTGTGGATGAAACTGGTGCCaag ATTCCCGATGAATTCGACAATG ATCCGATTCTGGTACAGCAGTTGCGCCGGACATACAAATATTTCAAAGACTATAGACAG ATGATCATCGAGCCCACcagtccctgcctcctcccagaccCTCTGCGGGAGCCGTACTACCAGCCGCCCTACACACTGGTCTTGGAGCTCACGGGCGTCCTCTTGCACCCTGAGTGGTCG CTGGCCACTGGCTGGAGGTTTAAGAAGCGTCCAGGCATCGAAACCTTATTCCAGCAGCTTGCCCCTTTGTATGAAATCGTCATCTTTACATCCGAGACTGGCATG aCTGCATTCCCGCTCATCGACAGCGTGGACCCCCATGGCTTCATCTCCTACCGCCTCTTCCGGGATGCCACAAGATACATGGATGGCCACCATGTTAAG GACATTTCGTGTCTGAATCGGGACCCTGCCCGTGTAGTCGTCGTGGACTGCAAGAAGGAAGCTTTCCGCCTGCAGCCCTACAATGGCGTCGCCCTGCGGCCCTGGGACGGCAACTCCGATGACCGGGTCTTGTTGGACCTGTCTGCCTTCCTTAAGA CCATTGCGCTGAACCGCGTGGAGGATGTCAGGACTGTGCTGGAGCATTACGCCCTGGAGGATGACCCCCTGGAGGCTTTCAAACAGCGACAGAGCCGGCTAGAGCAG gAAGAACAGCAGCGCCTGGCTGAGCTCTCCAAATCCAACAAGCAGAACCTCTTCTTCGGCTCTCTCACCAACCGCTTATGGCCTCGCTCCAAACAGCCCTGA